From Brachionichthys hirsutus isolate HB-005 chromosome 2, CSIRO-AGI_Bhir_v1, whole genome shotgun sequence, one genomic window encodes:
- the LOC137904971 gene encoding 6-phosphofructo-2-kinase/fructose-2,6-bisphosphatase 2-like encodes MAARQLRTAASLDSSLMSMDVRTKEKKCSWASYMTNSPTVIVMIGLPARGKTYMSKKLTRYLNWVGVPTRVFNLGVYRREAVQSYKSYDFFRHDNKEAMEIRKQCALVALQDVKAYLNEEGGQIAVFDATNTTRERRELILHFAEENAYKVFFVESVCDDPEVIATNILEVKVSSPDYPERDRESVMEDFLKRIECYKVTYQPLDPDEHDKSLSFIQVINVGRRFLVNRVQDYIQSKIVYYLMNTHVHSHSIYLCRHGESQHNKEGLIGGDSELSTRGREFAAALKDFVKEHNLTDLKVWTSQLRRTIQTAEELGVPYEQWKILNEIDAGVCEEMTYKMIEEKYPDEFAMRDQDKYHYRYHGGESYQDLVQRLEPVIMELERQGNVLVVCHQAVMRCLLAYFLDKSAEDLPYLRCPLHTVIKLSPVAYGCKVDMFDLKVEAVNTHRVRPLNKTRNDAKSSFFSRRNSFTPLSSKDQLKRPRCYSMDTQLQTRMSQAPTLPSMQLFEASEGAELQQNENVNGLSAADDGVQS; translated from the exons ATGGCTGCCAGACAGCTGAGAACTGCAGCTTCTTTAGACAGCTCATTAATGTCCATGGACGTCAGGACCAAAGAGAAGAAGTGCT CTTGGGCCTCCTATATGACCAATTCTCCGACTGTGATCGTGATGATCGGCTTGCCTGCGAGAGGCAAAACCTACATGTCCAAGAAGCTGACGCGTTACCTCAACTGGGTCGGCGTGCCAACGAGGG TGTTTAACCTTGGCGTTTATAGGAGAGAAGCAGTGCAGTCGTACAAATCCTATGACTTCTTCAGACATGACAATAAAGAAGCGATGGAAATCAGAAA GCAGTGTGCCCTGGTGGCACTGCAGGATGTCAAGGCCTACCTGAATGAGGAGGGAGGCCAGATTGCT GTGTTTGATGCTACCAACACCACCAGAGAGAGGCGGGAACTCATCCTTCATTTCGCAGAGGAAAATGCTTACAAG GTGTTTTTTGTTGAGTCAGTATGTGACGATCCAGAGGTCATCGCTACAAATATCCTG GAAGTAAAGGTGTCCAGCCCAGATTACCCTGAAAGGGACAGAGAAAGCGTCATGGAGGATTTTCTGAAGAGAATCGAGTGCTATAAAGTGACATACCAACCTTTAGATCCAGACGAGCACGACAA GAGTCTGTCCTTCATTCAGGTCATCAATGTTGGCCGTCGTTTCCTAGTCAACAGGGTGCAGGACTACATCCAGAGTAAGATCGTGTACTACCTCATGAACACCCACGTGCACTCCCACTCCATCTACCTCTGTCGACACGGAGAGAGCCAACACAACAAGGAGGGACTCATCGGGGGGGATTCTGAACTGTCAacgagagggagggag ttTGCAGCGGCGCTGAAGGATTTTGTGAAGGAGCACAATCTGACGGACCTGAAGGTGTGGACCAGCCAGCTGAGGCGCACTATTCAGACGGCGGAGGAGCTGGGAGTTCCCTACGAGCAGTGGAAGATCCTAAATGAAATAGACGCC gGAGTGTGTGAAGAGATGACTTATAAGATGATTGAGGAAAAATATCCAGATGAATTTGCCATGAGGGACCAAGACAAGTATCATTACCGCTACCACGGCGGAGAG TCCTACCAGGACCTGGTGCAGAGGCTGGAGCCAGTTATCATGGAGCTGGAGCGACAGGGAAACGTGCTCGTCGTCTGTCATCAGGCCGTCATGCGTTGCTTACTCGCGTATTTTCTGGACAAGAGCGCAG AGGATCTGCCCTACCTGAGGTGTCCCCTTCACACCGTCATAAAACTGAGTCCTGTGGCTTatg GTTGTAAAGTGGACATGTTTGACTTGAAGGTGGAAGCTGTCAACACTCACAGAGTCAGACCATTA AATAAAACCAGGAACGACGCCAAGTCGTCGTTTTTCAGCAGACGAAACAGCTTCACCCCGCTGTCCAGCAAAGACCAGCTCAAGCGGCCTCGCTGCTACAGCATGGACACCCAGTTACAGACCCGCATGTCCCAGGCTCCCACTTTACCCAGCATGCAGTTGTTTGAAGCAtctgagggggcggagctacagcAAAATGAG AACGTGAACGGTCTCTCGGCGGCGGACGACGGCGTTCAGAGTTGA
- the LOC137906243 gene encoding complement component receptor 1-like protein: MRSFTLNLLILPFVCFAAGQIPKECAAPPNYPHASLDSKYVSKQKFNNREKVYYNCAEEFTPSAGIRAAQCLDGKWTKLTLKCEKKSCGNAGDLPNGQFEYEWSTYIGEKVHAVCNTGYTLKGPGFMVCKKSGWSGGFPSCEVGGATCAAPAVENAVGGGGSTYRVGDDVFFTCNRGFQLHGPQKITCGPGGRWQTPPPRCSPSREETASPDEEAGGCRVPVATGNSNANLADEYITKTSFASGDRVRYVCDVGYVQAGGSRYRTCVAGRWTRQLMRCERRLCGSAGEIVNGHFSYTGVEFGDAATAVCNEGHRLVGQAARNCLSKGWDGRVPVCEAVECGDPPEVANAEIVGRQEPDYTYGSVAVYRCKVGTLRGPKEIWCTKDGTWNLAPPTCEEITCPPPNVPAAFWSGANQRIHPYRDTISIECYPGYTRIGPGFITCGGDGRWTPSLPKCSPTPRQLQQRS, translated from the exons ATGAGAAGCTTCACGTTGAACCTACTGATTTTACCTTTTGTCTGCTTTGCTGCAG gTCAGATACCAAAGGAATGCGCTGCGCCACCCAACTACCCGCACGCCAGCCTGGACAGCAAATATGTCTCCAAACAGAAATTCAACAACCGGGAGAAAGTTTATTATAACTGCGCCGAGGAATTCACTCCGTCTGCCGGAATCCGAGCTGCGCAGTGTCTGGATGGGAAATGGACCAAGCTGACTCTAAAATGCGAAA AGAAATCGTGTGGCAATGCCGGGGATCTGCCGAACGGACAGTTTGAGTACGAATGGAGCACGTACATCGGCGAGAAGGTCCACGCCGTGTGCAACACCGG ATACACGCTGAAGGGACCCGGCTTCATGGTCTGCAAGAAGTCTGGCTGGAGTGGCGGCTTCCCATCGTGTGAAG TGGGTGGAGCCACCTGTGCCGCCCCTGCAGTGGAAAACGCTGTCGGCGGAGGCGGTTCCACATACCGTGTGGGAGACGACGTGTTCTTCACCTGCAATCGGGGCTTCCAGCTGCACGGACCTCAGAAGATCACCTGCGGTCCTGGCGGCCGGTGGCAGACTCCGCCCCCTCGGTGCTCGCCCTCCCGTGAGGAAACTGCATCACCCGATGAAGAAG CGGGCGGATGCAGGGTGCCGGTCGCCACCGGAAACTCCAACGCCAACCTTGCAGACGAGTACATCACCAAGACGTCTTTCGCCTCTGGGGACCGAGTCCGCTACGTGTGTGACGTCGGGTATGTCCAAGCAGGTGGCAGCAGGTACCGGACGTGTGTCGCTGGACGGTGGACGCGTCAGCTGATGAGATGTGAAC GAAGACTCTGTGGCTCCGCCGGAGAGATTGTTAACGGACACTTTAGCTATACCGGAGTCGAGTTCGGTGACGCGGCTACGGCCGTCTGTAATGAGGG CCATCGTCTTGTCGGACAGGCGGCCAGAAACTGCCTGAGTAAAGGCTGGGATGGACGCGTTCCTGTCTGCGAAG CCGTGGAGTGCGGCGACCCCCCAGAGGTGGCGAACGCAGAGATAGTAGGCCGACAGGAGCCGGACTACACCTACGGGAGTGTTGCTGTCTATCGCTGTAAAGTAGGAACCCTCCGTGGACCCAAAGAGATCTGGTGCACCAAGGACGGAACGTGGAATCTGGCTCCTCCAACATGCGAAG AAATAACGTGTCCACCTCCGAATGTGCCCGCCGCCTTCTGGTCAGGCGCTAATCAAAGGATTCATCCGTACAGGGACACAATCTCGATCGAGTGTTACCCGGGTTACACAAGAATCGGCCCAGGCTTCATCACTTGTGGTGGTGACGGCCGATGGACTCCCAGCCTCCCCAAATGTTCGCCGACAC CACGTCAACTCCAGCAGAGGAGCtaa